From a single Pyxicephalus adspersus chromosome 11, UCB_Pads_2.0, whole genome shotgun sequence genomic region:
- the LOC140341238 gene encoding nicotinamide N-methyltransferase-like, which yields MDSMPKKFYHIHDFDTRRSLEQYFSDKGDMVFGEDSLKFPMMNLQYVFSRGFIRGDLLIDLSYGSIIHHLYSASKVFKDIILIKLNEKCAMEVRRWLSDRTGAFNWTHTTTAIEEMEGKSDKVQNIELNVKAAIRQIVMCNLEKENLTGQLVLPLADCVISAWLLEAISKDQDEYMRNLEKISNLLKVGGHLIIIGGLNTTFFTVGSERFHVFKYDEIFVKSALQKVGFIIDYCAVQRRKKVSDLVDTTHIIFISAHKEK from the exons ATGGATTCTATGCCGAAGAAATTCTACCACATCCATGACTTTGATACTAGAAGAAGCCTTGAACAATACTTCTCGGACAAGGGGGACATGGTGTTTGGAGAGGATTCCTTGAAATTTCCGATGATGAATCTTCAATATGTGTTCAGCAGGG GATTTATTCGTGGAGATCTTTTAATTGACCTCAGCTATGGCTCCATCATTCACCATCTATATTCAGCTTCCAAAGTCTTCAAAGATATAATTCTTATTAAGCTTAATGAAAAATGTGCCATGGAAGTGCGCAGATGGCTCAGCGATCGTACCGGAGCTTTTAACTGGACTCACACAACGACTGCTATTGAAGAGATGGAAGGAAAAAG tgacAAAGTCCAGAACATAGAACTGAATGTAAAAGCGGCCATCAGGCAGATTGTGATGTGTAACCTTGAAAAGGAGAATCTAACCGGCCAGCTGGTGTTACCTCTTGCCGACTGTGTCATTAGTGCATGGTTATTGGAGGCCATTAGCAAGGATCAAGATGAATACATGAGGAACCTGGAAAAAATCTCAAACCTGCTAAAAGTTGGGGGCCACCTGATCATTATCGGGGGACTGAACACAACTTTCTTCACAGTTGGATCAGAACGGTTCCATGTATTCAAATATGACGAGATTTTTGTAAAATCTGCTCTCCAGAAGGTGGGGTTCATTATTGATTACTGCGCTGTGCAGAGGAGAAAGAAAGTGAGTGATCTTGTTGATACCACTCATATTATATTTATCTCAGCtcataaagaaaagtaa